Proteins encoded in a region of the Streptomyces akebiae genome:
- a CDS encoding TraC family protein, whose product MTHRPARRARRASASPLFTPHGTDRASRKTARRQLAEAAAKARAEATTLPDGSEPVEPEMPPPLYPARGRPGPGSARGSRLKLPQHRMTTATASGAYPFLAEGGLGAEGIYVGRDVHAEASFTFDPFSLYGRLEGFTNPNILLAGVIGQGKSALAKSFALRSIAHGYRVYVPCDPKGEWTPVASALGGTSIALGPGLPGKLNPLDAAPRPDNVPEADWAGEIRKRRLLLLGSLARTVLGRDLLPMEHTALDVALDAVVAQAATVHRTPLLGDIAATLNQPDQLDAAAGLMSGRLGEAARDLAHAMRRLVHGDLAGMFDAPSTVRFDPTSPMLTIDLSRLGGSGDDTALVLAMTCASAWMESALTDPHGGRRWIVYDEAWRLMRHPGLLQRMQSQWKLSRGLGIANLMVIHRLSDLLTAGDAGSQGRALAEGLLADCSTRIIYRQETDQLHAAAALLGLTSVETGAIARLNRGRGLWRVAGRSFIVQHQLHPHELALFDTDARMH is encoded by the coding sequence ATGACCCACCGGCCCGCCCGACGCGCCCGCCGCGCCTCGGCATCCCCCCTGTTCACCCCCCACGGCACCGACCGGGCCAGCCGCAAGACCGCTCGCCGTCAGCTCGCCGAAGCCGCCGCCAAGGCCCGCGCCGAAGCCACCACCCTCCCGGACGGCAGCGAGCCGGTCGAGCCCGAGATGCCGCCTCCGCTGTACCCGGCCCGTGGCCGTCCCGGCCCCGGTTCCGCCCGCGGCAGCCGGCTGAAGCTGCCGCAGCACCGCATGACCACCGCCACCGCCAGCGGGGCGTACCCCTTCCTCGCCGAAGGCGGTCTCGGCGCCGAGGGCATCTACGTCGGCCGCGACGTCCACGCCGAAGCGTCCTTCACCTTCGACCCCTTCTCCCTGTACGGGCGCCTCGAAGGGTTCACCAACCCCAACATCCTGCTCGCCGGTGTAATCGGCCAGGGCAAGAGCGCGCTGGCCAAGTCCTTCGCCCTGCGCTCCATCGCCCACGGCTACCGCGTCTACGTGCCCTGCGACCCCAAGGGCGAATGGACCCCCGTCGCCTCCGCACTCGGCGGCACCTCCATCGCCCTCGGCCCCGGCCTGCCCGGCAAACTCAACCCGCTAGACGCCGCCCCACGGCCGGACAACGTGCCGGAGGCCGACTGGGCGGGCGAGATCCGCAAACGCCGCCTGCTCCTGCTCGGCTCCCTCGCCCGCACCGTTCTCGGCCGCGACCTGCTGCCGATGGAGCACACCGCGCTCGATGTCGCCCTCGACGCGGTCGTCGCCCAGGCCGCCACTGTCCACCGCACTCCGCTGTTGGGCGACATCGCGGCCACCCTCAACCAGCCCGACCAGCTCGATGCCGCCGCTGGGCTCATGTCCGGACGGCTCGGCGAGGCCGCTCGTGACCTCGCCCACGCTATGCGGAGATTGGTCCACGGCGACCTGGCCGGCATGTTCGACGCCCCCTCCACCGTGCGATTCGATCCCACCTCGCCGATGCTGACCATCGACCTGTCCCGGCTCGGCGGCTCCGGCGACGACACCGCCCTCGTCCTCGCCATGACCTGCGCATCCGCCTGGATGGAATCCGCCCTCACCGACCCGCACGGAGGTCGGCGCTGGATCGTCTACGACGAAGCCTGGCGCCTGATGCGGCACCCCGGACTCCTCCAGCGCATGCAGTCCCAGTGGAAACTCTCCCGCGGCCTGGGCATCGCCAACCTCATGGTCATCCACCGGCTGTCCGACCTGCTCACCGCCGGCGACGCCGGATCACAAGGCCGCGCCCTCGCCGAGGGCCTCCTGGCTGACTGCTCCACCCGCATCATCTACCGCCAGGAAACCGACCAACTCCACGCCGCCGCAGCCCTGCTGGGGCTCACCTCGGTCGAGACCGGCGCCATTGCCCGCCTCAACCGCGGACGCGGGCTGTGGCGCGTCGCCGGACGATCTTTCATCGTTCAACATCAACTCCACCCTCACGAGCTGGCCCTGTTCGACACCGACGCACGCATGCACTAG
- a CDS encoding glycosyltransferase family 2 protein, whose protein sequence is MTVVIATQLRPDRLDHLTAMYESLTRQSVPWEAVIALDGADRTRLPTPLAGDSRVCILALPRQVGAACARNLALGCVRTEFVNWADDDDEFTDDAMAVRLRTLEMTGLGWCAGYSEDLHPDGSASLWRCPTPPGRHEAGDVWTYWTRPEDTIPIGPTTILARTDLVRAAPMGGLVQGEDYMAAIGVTCLAPSLRATLSGRETSDAAGVV, encoded by the coding sequence ATCACAGTCGTCATCGCCACCCAGCTACGCCCCGACAGGCTCGACCACCTGACGGCCATGTACGAGAGCCTCACCCGGCAGAGCGTGCCCTGGGAGGCTGTGATCGCGCTCGACGGCGCCGACCGCACACGCCTGCCGACGCCCCTCGCCGGTGACTCGCGCGTGTGCATCCTCGCGCTGCCCCGGCAGGTTGGCGCGGCCTGCGCCCGTAACCTCGCCCTGGGCTGCGTGCGCACCGAGTTCGTCAACTGGGCGGACGACGATGACGAGTTCACCGACGATGCCATGGCCGTACGGTTGCGCACCCTGGAGATGACCGGCCTGGGCTGGTGTGCGGGATACAGCGAGGACCTGCACCCCGACGGTTCGGCCTCTCTGTGGCGGTGCCCGACACCGCCCGGCCGGCACGAGGCCGGAGACGTGTGGACCTACTGGACGAGGCCCGAGGACACCATCCCGATCGGGCCGACCACGATCCTGGCGCGTACCGATCTCGTACGCGCAGCCCCGATGGGCGGACTCGTCCAGGGCGAGGACTACATGGCGGCGATCGGCGTCACCTGTCTCGCGCCGAGCCTGCGAGCCACTCTCTCCGGCCGGGAAACGAGCGATGCAGCCGGGGTGGTCTGA
- a CDS encoding MFS transporter has translation MAGPLLVAALATAYGPRAAILATVVLGLVGTTVVLTAPPSRTWRPQHTAGSAAAGLHSTPLSLVFLAHAGFGIALGAMNVWAVAMAELHEVELLSGLIPAAFATGSFLGGLLYARRAWPGSPIVQLLSGAAGFCAGWLPLLALPGPHMATVVVTVPGVFLTVVIACGFTTADALVPTQRRTEAYAWLIASVGVGQAAGTALAGALATHRLTAAALPAAGAALALTVLAAARHRITARGGH, from the coding sequence ATCGCCGGCCCGCTCCTGGTCGCCGCGCTCGCCACCGCCTACGGTCCCCGCGCCGCGATCCTCGCGACCGTCGTGCTCGGCCTTGTGGGCACGACCGTGGTGCTCACCGCGCCCCCGTCCCGCACCTGGCGCCCGCAGCACACCGCTGGCTCCGCCGCGGCCGGGCTGCACAGCACGCCCCTGTCGCTGGTCTTCCTGGCTCATGCCGGCTTCGGGATCGCCCTCGGCGCGATGAACGTCTGGGCGGTGGCCATGGCCGAACTGCACGAGGTGGAACTGCTGTCCGGACTGATCCCAGCCGCCTTCGCCACCGGCAGCTTCCTCGGCGGACTCCTCTACGCCCGCCGAGCCTGGCCGGGCTCGCCCATCGTCCAGCTGCTGTCGGGCGCGGCCGGATTCTGCGCCGGGTGGTTGCCGCTGCTCGCCCTTCCCGGCCCTCACATGGCCACCGTCGTGGTCACCGTGCCGGGCGTGTTCCTCACTGTGGTGATCGCCTGCGGCTTCACGACCGCGGACGCCCTCGTGCCAACTCAGCGGAGAACCGAAGCGTACGCCTGGCTGATCGCCTCGGTCGGCGTCGGCCAGGCCGCCGGCACCGCCCTGGCCGGGGCCCTCGCCACCCACCGCCTCACAGCCGCGGCCCTGCCCGCGGCCGGAGCCGCCCTCGCCCTGACGGTCCTCGCCGCAGCCCGCCACCGCATCACCGCCCGTGGTGGCCACTGA
- a CDS encoding DUF6238 family protein: MNAPPTTDAHPYLRAATAGMRHHTRSHATSCAPADRLHLDTLHAHLTAAHQLLDQLTDTTRPPHPAAGRHLAAAHLRLWQATAAVHDAFHTVPTGTEGSATEECRPERLPDGPLVLTICQRHLAASHAIRRKTTPADLATPLHGHTTSCTI, from the coding sequence TTGAACGCACCCCCCACCACCGACGCGCATCCCTACCTCCGCGCAGCCACCGCCGGCATGCGCCACCACACCCGTAGCCACGCCACCTCCTGCGCGCCGGCCGACCGCCTCCACCTGGACACGCTGCACGCCCACCTCACCGCAGCCCACCAGCTGCTCGACCAGCTCACCGACACCACCCGGCCCCCGCATCCGGCCGCCGGGCGTCATCTGGCCGCCGCGCACCTGCGGTTGTGGCAGGCCACCGCTGCCGTCCACGACGCCTTCCACACTGTGCCCACCGGCACCGAAGGCTCAGCAACCGAGGAGTGCCGACCCGAGCGGCTCCCCGACGGCCCGCTGGTGCTCACGATCTGCCAGCGGCACCTGGCCGCCTCCCACGCGATCCGCCGCAAGACCACCCCCGCCGACCTGGCCACGCCATTGCACGGCCACACCACCAGCTGCACCATCTAG
- a CDS encoding DUF317 domain-containing protein yields the protein MPQRPPQAVPYVLAAPGYLAGGGDWEHLTELLLRGHGWRNVSTIDQHTALASPDGRLHVILNRRADWTWTLHATTPDGQDWAVLLGAHLPVEYITAMVNALLQPPPTGDRAVLDPLRAAGWTEQATGPGASAVSPDGLVHFTEEPAHPSAPRPWRAACTVNGYRWWTATFSTRTPPGIVTAFTRSLASDDPLPRMAIGTPLYGCGPYTRLTPTPHTYEDEQALLKARIADVRSRRVTGPGTATPPPNPIGRTPATRTR from the coding sequence GTGCCCCAACGTCCGCCGCAGGCCGTCCCGTATGTCCTGGCCGCGCCCGGCTACCTCGCCGGTGGCGGCGACTGGGAACACCTGACCGAGCTGCTGCTGCGCGGCCACGGCTGGCGCAACGTGTCCACAATTGACCAGCACACCGCCCTGGCCAGCCCCGACGGACGCCTCCACGTCATCCTCAACCGACGCGCGGACTGGACCTGGACCCTGCACGCCACCACCCCTGACGGGCAGGACTGGGCAGTGCTCCTCGGCGCGCACCTACCCGTCGAGTACATCACCGCCATGGTCAACGCCCTGCTCCAGCCGCCGCCCACCGGCGACCGGGCGGTCCTCGACCCGTTGCGTGCAGCGGGCTGGACCGAGCAGGCCACCGGTCCCGGGGCCTCGGCCGTGTCACCGGACGGCCTGGTCCACTTCACCGAGGAACCCGCTCACCCCAGCGCACCGAGACCCTGGCGCGCCGCCTGCACCGTCAACGGGTACCGGTGGTGGACAGCCACCTTCAGCACCCGCACCCCGCCCGGCATCGTCACCGCGTTCACCCGCAGCCTCGCCAGCGACGATCCGCTGCCGCGGATGGCCATCGGAACACCGCTGTACGGCTGCGGGCCCTACACCCGTCTCACCCCGACACCACACACGTATGAAGACGAGCAGGCGCTGCTCAAGGCCCGGATCGCCGACGTCCGCAGCCGCCGCGTCACCGGACCAGGCACCGCCACACCGCCGCCGAACCCCATCGGACGCACGCCGGCCACCCGCACGCGGTGA
- a CDS encoding DUF317 domain-containing protein, producing the protein MSRKQWTGWRTPRAGGEQAEQHYLIEPRHLAGGGNLGHVTEFLRASGWKDSSHQGGPFVFDSPDRTIRIGYDPHTQPGGWTISGKAAGAQPAWHATFGRQTPVEIVAGVTDALTRPRSAHAPNAWAPLEQQGWTSERGEDQSFTAVHPGRDTWLQYRPGERDQDLWWAGARTEHGQTWDAVFTPTTPLHLIEAFATALADPQPVMRPRGHVPPTSRVRTTSVSVLPSQLSAWQQARITAARAATWARFATTSARKPSRTAGPYATAGGRRR; encoded by the coding sequence GTGAGCAGGAAACAGTGGACCGGCTGGCGCACACCACGCGCCGGAGGCGAACAGGCCGAGCAGCACTACCTCATCGAACCCCGTCATCTCGCCGGCGGCGGCAACCTCGGCCACGTCACCGAGTTCCTGCGCGCCTCCGGCTGGAAGGACTCCTCCCACCAAGGCGGCCCGTTCGTCTTCGACAGCCCCGACCGCACGATCCGTATCGGCTACGACCCGCACACCCAGCCTGGCGGCTGGACCATCTCCGGCAAGGCCGCCGGTGCTCAGCCGGCGTGGCATGCCACCTTCGGCCGGCAGACCCCGGTGGAGATCGTGGCCGGCGTCACCGACGCCCTCACCCGCCCCCGCTCCGCACACGCACCCAACGCCTGGGCTCCGCTGGAGCAACAGGGCTGGACCAGTGAGCGCGGCGAGGACCAGTCGTTCACCGCCGTCCATCCCGGCCGCGACACCTGGCTGCAGTACCGTCCCGGCGAGCGCGACCAGGACCTGTGGTGGGCCGGGGCCCGCACGGAACACGGGCAGACCTGGGACGCGGTGTTCACCCCCACCACCCCGCTGCATCTCATCGAGGCATTCGCCACGGCGCTGGCCGACCCGCAACCGGTGATGCGACCGCGCGGACATGTCCCGCCCACGAGCCGGGTCCGCACCACGTCCGTCTCGGTGCTGCCCTCCCAGCTCTCCGCCTGGCAGCAGGCCCGTATCACCGCCGCCCGCGCCGCTACCTGGGCCCGCTTCGCCACCACCAGCGCCCGCAAGCCGTCCCGCACTGCGGGCCCGTACGCCACCGCCGGTGGCCGACGCCGCTGA
- a CDS encoding type IV secretory system conjugative DNA transfer family protein gives MPHASPASSSSDGYDIAFKVLLGALAIAVPLSNLAWLCGNLAAWITHSGPWAPYQPINALLHPDQLWPTAGETTLLIGARIIPVAVMIALAVTAAVVWSRHKNSGSGRKKKIAGMAKAKDIELLMARAITAKARSLRPSLKDVKHIDAADTGILLGNLQGSRHEVRMGYEDVAVAIMAPRSGKTTSLAIPSILAAPGPVLLTSNKAAGDAYTATLDARQRTGRTWSMDPQQIAHAEREMWWNPLADARTLDGAGRLAGHFLAASMDASQQGDFWSKAGSNILSQLFLAAALDERPITDVMQWLAFPADRTPLDILRDHQFTAVAAQLKGTVEGPPETRDGIYETARQYAAALLNSDIAAWVTPQKDVSEFRPSEFVSSTDTLYLLSKDGGGGASALIAACADSVMRAATAQAERAGGRLDPPMLAILDEAANVCKISDLPDLYSHLGSRGIIPITILQSYRQGQKVWGDAGMDAMWSASTVKVIGSGIDDPDFADKLSRLIGDHDVETTSTSISDSGKSTSVSMRQERILPADAIRALPKGTALCFATGMRAAMLDLRPWYAEPDADALTAASARASKAITTRAIAKHAPQQSDYGPAA, from the coding sequence TTGCCCCACGCCTCCCCCGCCTCCTCCAGCAGCGACGGCTACGACATCGCCTTCAAGGTGCTCCTCGGCGCCCTCGCGATCGCCGTCCCCCTGTCCAACCTCGCCTGGCTGTGCGGCAACCTCGCCGCCTGGATCACCCACTCCGGTCCCTGGGCGCCGTACCAGCCCATCAACGCCCTCCTGCACCCCGACCAGCTCTGGCCTACCGCCGGAGAAACGACCCTGCTCATCGGTGCCCGCATCATCCCCGTCGCCGTGATGATCGCCCTCGCCGTCACCGCCGCAGTCGTCTGGTCACGACACAAGAACTCCGGCAGTGGCCGGAAGAAGAAGATCGCCGGCATGGCCAAGGCGAAGGACATCGAGCTGCTGATGGCCCGGGCGATCACCGCCAAGGCCCGCTCCCTGCGCCCCAGCCTGAAGGACGTCAAGCACATCGATGCCGCCGACACCGGCATCCTCCTCGGCAACCTCCAGGGCAGCCGCCACGAGGTCCGCATGGGGTACGAGGACGTCGCCGTCGCCATCATGGCGCCCCGCTCCGGCAAGACCACCTCGCTCGCGATCCCCTCGATCCTCGCCGCGCCCGGCCCCGTCCTGCTGACCTCCAACAAGGCCGCCGGCGACGCCTACACCGCCACCCTCGACGCACGGCAGAGGACCGGCCGGACGTGGTCGATGGACCCGCAGCAGATCGCCCACGCCGAACGGGAGATGTGGTGGAACCCGCTCGCCGACGCCAGGACCCTCGACGGCGCAGGCCGTCTGGCCGGCCACTTCCTCGCGGCTTCCATGGACGCCAGCCAGCAGGGCGACTTCTGGTCCAAGGCCGGCAGCAACATCCTGTCGCAGCTGTTCCTCGCCGCGGCTCTCGACGAACGGCCCATCACCGACGTCATGCAGTGGCTGGCCTTCCCCGCCGACCGCACCCCTCTCGACATCCTGCGCGACCACCAGTTCACCGCGGTCGCCGCCCAACTCAAGGGCACCGTCGAAGGACCGCCCGAAACCCGGGACGGCATCTACGAAACCGCCCGACAGTACGCCGCAGCCCTCCTCAACAGCGATATCGCGGCGTGGGTCACCCCACAGAAGGACGTGTCCGAGTTCCGGCCGTCGGAGTTCGTCTCGTCCACGGACACTCTGTACCTGCTGTCGAAGGACGGTGGCGGCGGCGCCAGTGCCCTGATCGCGGCGTGCGCGGACTCCGTCATGCGCGCGGCGACCGCGCAGGCCGAGCGCGCCGGCGGACGGCTCGACCCGCCCATGCTCGCGATCCTCGACGAGGCCGCCAACGTCTGCAAAATCTCCGATCTGCCCGACCTGTACAGCCACTTGGGCTCGCGCGGCATCATCCCCATCACGATCCTGCAGTCCTACCGCCAGGGCCAGAAAGTCTGGGGCGACGCGGGCATGGACGCCATGTGGTCCGCGAGCACCGTCAAGGTGATCGGCTCCGGCATCGACGATCCCGACTTCGCCGACAAACTCTCCCGCCTCATCGGCGACCACGACGTGGAGACCACCTCGACCTCCATCTCCGACTCGGGCAAGTCGACCTCCGTGTCGATGCGGCAGGAACGGATCCTGCCCGCGGACGCGATCCGCGCCCTGCCCAAGGGCACCGCCCTGTGCTTCGCCACCGGCATGCGCGCCGCCATGCTCGACCTGCGCCCCTGGTACGCGGAGCCCGACGCCGACGCACTGACTGCCGCCTCCGCCCGCGCATCGAAGGCCATCACCACCCGCGCCATCGCCAAGCACGCCCCGCAGCAAAGCGACTACGGCCCCGCCGCCTGA
- a CDS encoding DUF317 domain-containing protein: MPVTERQLAGLRRDHESTILHSTSPRHLAGPGDARHVTHALLAAGWTITSDPASPETEVTSPDLQARLQAAPQFNPSGSWWRLTVEPPNSRSWYASFTQQVPAEILAGLTDTLLTPAPADPPDPWDLFRTAGWSVTQSENGTGFEARSLDRRAVVEYSRPYDDEISSSFSWRIRTREYPADAAESAFDGRPVWSGWLDGHAPAQAIAGFIAALTSAEPLLRGWGRHNWHHDVQHERTSRTGTDVADAHQQRLKHIQAQVRAARRRQRLDTTPSSAHVGASNSSAARTR; the protein is encoded by the coding sequence ATGCCGGTGACCGAGCGACAGTTGGCCGGCCTCCGACGCGACCACGAGTCGACGATCCTGCATTCCACCAGTCCCCGGCACCTCGCGGGTCCCGGTGACGCCCGCCACGTCACCCACGCCCTGCTCGCCGCCGGCTGGACCATCACCTCCGACCCGGCTTCCCCCGAGACTGAGGTCACCAGCCCCGACCTGCAGGCCCGGCTGCAAGCCGCACCCCAGTTCAACCCGTCCGGCAGCTGGTGGCGCCTCACGGTCGAGCCGCCCAACTCCCGTAGTTGGTATGCCTCGTTCACCCAGCAGGTCCCGGCCGAGATCCTGGCCGGACTCACCGACACGCTCCTCACCCCTGCCCCTGCGGACCCGCCCGATCCGTGGGACCTCTTCCGCACAGCGGGCTGGAGCGTCACCCAGAGCGAGAACGGAACCGGCTTCGAGGCCCGCTCGCTCGACCGACGGGCGGTCGTTGAATACAGCCGCCCCTACGACGACGAGATCTCCTCCTCGTTCTCCTGGCGGATCCGCACCCGGGAGTACCCCGCCGACGCCGCCGAGTCCGCTTTCGACGGTCGCCCGGTCTGGAGCGGCTGGCTCGACGGACACGCCCCCGCGCAAGCCATCGCCGGCTTCATCGCCGCCTTGACCAGCGCCGAACCGCTGCTGCGCGGCTGGGGGCGGCACAACTGGCACCACGACGTCCAGCACGAGCGAACCAGCCGGACCGGCACGGATGTCGCCGACGCTCACCAGCAGCGCCTCAAGCACATCCAGGCCCAGGTCCGCGCCGCGCGACGCCGTCAGCGGCTGGACACCACCCCCTCCTCGGCTCACGTCGGCGCCTCCAACTCCTCGGCGGCTCGCACCCGATGA
- a CDS encoding DUF317 domain-containing protein codes for MRFLPHDAADELLVTPPCLAGGGDPRWVTVALHQAGGWRYDHTPLSPIVHLVRPDQQAELSLYPDPDEPWWTILHAPTDEQPAWYARFGARIPVEILAAFTDALTEPAPGAAAVSDPFEILYAAGWLEHSDVSASSPDSPVRVERAGQGQGSWFVTTSLPGDPDTVIWRAHLGADTPLHLVAAFTSALTDPAPLRRDPLALPFQARPHLQTAPAPTGPPGGLDPLEQRVQDLAARRRRGAPSLPPRRPQPPPRRTR; via the coding sequence ATGCGTTTCCTGCCTCACGATGCGGCCGACGAACTCCTCGTCACCCCGCCCTGCCTGGCCGGGGGCGGGGACCCGCGCTGGGTCACCGTGGCCCTCCACCAGGCCGGGGGATGGCGCTACGACCACACTCCGCTCTCCCCGATCGTCCATCTGGTCCGGCCCGACCAGCAGGCCGAGCTGAGCCTGTACCCGGACCCGGACGAGCCGTGGTGGACGATCCTCCACGCCCCCACCGACGAACAACCCGCCTGGTACGCCCGGTTCGGGGCGCGCATCCCGGTGGAGATCCTCGCCGCGTTCACCGACGCCCTCACCGAGCCCGCCCCCGGAGCGGCGGCGGTGAGTGATCCCTTCGAGATCCTGTACGCGGCCGGCTGGCTGGAACACTCCGACGTCTCGGCCTCGTCCCCCGACAGCCCCGTCCGTGTCGAGCGCGCCGGCCAGGGGCAAGGCAGCTGGTTCGTCACCACCTCCCTGCCCGGCGACCCCGACACGGTGATCTGGCGCGCCCACCTCGGCGCCGACACTCCGCTCCACCTGGTCGCCGCCTTCACCAGCGCCCTCACCGACCCCGCACCGCTGCGCCGCGACCCGCTCGCCCTCCCCTTCCAGGCTCGTCCCCACCTGCAGACGGCCCCCGCGCCGACGGGCCCGCCGGGCGGGCTGGATCCGCTGGAGCAGCGCGTCCAGGACCTCGCCGCACGCCGCCGGCGTGGCGCGCCCTCGCTGCCGCCGCGTCGGCCGCAGCCGCCACCGCGCCGTACGCGCTGA